A single region of the Actinoplanes sp. SE50/110 genome encodes:
- a CDS encoding alkene reductase, with translation MSTGLFEPFPLGDLTLANRMVMAPLTRNRADHDGVVTPMMVTHYRQRATTGLIISESTPVSAEGVGYPNTPGIHTEAQAAGWLRLTEAVHAESGRVFVQLQHCGRISHPSLLPDGSTPVAPSALRPSGQTFTPSGLQEFVMPRELEAHEVPEIVAQFEHAAKRALDAGFDGVEVHAGNGYLVDQFLRDATNIRTDAYGGSPRNRMRLLNEILDAVCAVWPAHRVGVRFTPENSFNSMADTNPQAHFRYFLEQLRTRDLAYVHMLEGDMTTKTSALDYRALRDAFTGTYIANNGYDLPRAQTAIRDGAADLIAFGVPFLANPDLVRRYRDGLPLNTADPSTYYTGGPLGYIDYPTYDA, from the coding sequence TTGTCAACCGGCCTTTTCGAGCCGTTCCCTCTGGGAGATCTGACCCTCGCGAACCGCATGGTCATGGCACCGCTGACCCGCAATCGCGCCGACCATGACGGGGTCGTCACGCCGATGATGGTCACCCACTACCGTCAGCGTGCTACCACAGGCCTGATCATCAGCGAGTCCACTCCCGTCTCGGCCGAGGGCGTCGGCTACCCCAACACCCCCGGCATTCACACCGAGGCCCAGGCGGCCGGCTGGCTCCGCCTCACCGAGGCGGTCCACGCAGAATCAGGTCGCGTCTTCGTCCAACTGCAGCACTGTGGGCGGATCTCGCACCCGAGCCTGCTGCCGGACGGCAGCACCCCGGTGGCGCCATCGGCGCTACGGCCGTCGGGCCAGACTTTTACGCCTTCGGGGCTTCAGGAGTTCGTCATGCCACGCGAACTCGAAGCCCACGAGGTGCCGGAGATCGTCGCTCAATTCGAGCATGCCGCCAAACGGGCGCTCGACGCCGGATTCGACGGCGTCGAAGTACATGCAGGCAACGGCTACCTCGTCGACCAGTTCCTGCGCGATGCGACAAACATCCGCACCGACGCGTACGGAGGCAGTCCCCGCAACCGGATGCGCCTGCTCAACGAGATCCTCGACGCGGTGTGTGCAGTGTGGCCGGCACACCGGGTGGGAGTGCGGTTCACCCCCGAGAACAGCTTCAACTCGATGGCGGATACCAACCCACAGGCGCACTTCCGGTACTTCCTCGAACAGCTCCGGACCCGCGACCTCGCCTATGTCCACATGCTCGAAGGTGACATGACGACGAAAACCAGCGCCCTCGACTACCGCGCTCTTCGCGACGCGTTCACCGGCACCTACATCGCCAACAACGGATATGACCTCCCCCGTGCCCAGACAGCGATCCGGGACGGCGCCGCCGACCTCATCGCCTTCGGTGTCCCGTTCCTGGCCAACCCCGATCTGGTCCGCCGCTACCGCGACGGCCTCCCCCTCAACACCGCCGACCCGTCCACCTACTACACAGGCGGCCCACTCGGATACATTGACTACCCCACGTACGACGCCTGA
- a CDS encoding YciI family protein, whose protein sequence is MFIVLLRFTENKAAAGEHMPGHQQWIKQGLEDQVFLLVGGIQPQLGGAVLAHNTSLPQLQQRVDADPFVIHRVVDAEILEITPGATDPRLDFLMPVG, encoded by the coding sequence ATGTTCATCGTCTTGCTCCGGTTCACCGAAAACAAAGCCGCCGCCGGCGAGCACATGCCCGGCCACCAGCAGTGGATCAAGCAAGGTCTGGAAGATCAGGTATTCCTGCTCGTGGGCGGCATCCAGCCACAACTCGGGGGCGCGGTGCTGGCGCACAACACGTCCCTACCGCAGTTGCAACAACGGGTCGACGCCGACCCGTTCGTCATCCACCGGGTCGTCGACGCCGAGATCCTGGAAATCACGCCGGGCGCGACCGACCCGCGGCTGGACTTCCTGATGCCGGTGGGATGA